One Aliidiomarina minuta genomic region harbors:
- the flhF gene encoding flagellar biosynthesis protein FlhF: MKIKRFFGTDMRSALAEVKEVLGPDAVIMSNKRVSGGVEIMAAFDQEAPEPKRRNSASDSGQQVVRGGPEKQEAIADSLQALLARQQGEPDPVPPRRSREEKAKPAYDPLDPSQEAQHNQQHDEHYAGFAAPRESRESSQRPSPRGAEQDVLQQRLSTQDATISSMKSDMSAIRNLLEQQVSGLMWQDMERREPTRAMLIKKLTELGLTEQVSDQLSCFIPEGLSEDEAWKQTIDLLQGQIATTRNDILQQGGIVALVGPTGVGKTTTVAKLAARYAQMHGPDSVAMVTTDTFRIAASEQLQTYARIIGCPIKVAKDADELNAVLLQLRQRRLVLIDTAGMGQRDLRLSEQLSTLMENSRLRIRPYLVLSSTAQAPVQNEIVRQFKKIPLNGCIFTKLDECLSLGEVLSTAIHNSLPISYLTDGQQVPEDIKVADARYLIEQAAAMAAKTKPESYRFNAEASSQLSQQ; this comes from the coding sequence GTGAAAATAAAACGTTTTTTTGGCACAGATATGCGCTCAGCATTGGCTGAAGTTAAAGAAGTTCTTGGCCCTGACGCGGTGATCATGTCTAACAAACGAGTCAGCGGGGGGGTCGAAATAATGGCCGCCTTTGATCAGGAGGCACCTGAACCTAAACGCCGTAACTCTGCATCTGACTCAGGTCAACAGGTAGTCCGTGGTGGTCCTGAAAAGCAGGAAGCTATTGCTGACTCCCTGCAGGCTTTATTAGCACGCCAGCAGGGAGAACCTGATCCTGTGCCACCTCGCCGTAGCCGGGAAGAAAAAGCTAAGCCTGCGTATGACCCCCTGGACCCCAGTCAGGAAGCACAACATAACCAGCAGCATGACGAACACTATGCTGGTTTTGCAGCGCCCAGAGAATCGAGGGAATCTTCACAGCGACCTTCTCCGCGAGGCGCAGAGCAGGATGTTTTGCAGCAGCGCCTGAGTACTCAGGACGCCACCATCAGCTCTATGAAATCGGATATGTCTGCCATTCGTAACTTGCTGGAACAGCAGGTATCAGGGCTTATGTGGCAGGATATGGAGCGCCGAGAACCGACCCGCGCTATGTTGATAAAGAAGCTGACTGAACTTGGTCTTACCGAGCAGGTATCGGATCAGTTGTCCTGTTTTATTCCGGAAGGCTTAAGTGAAGATGAAGCCTGGAAGCAAACCATCGATTTATTGCAGGGCCAGATAGCGACGACCCGAAATGATATTTTACAGCAGGGCGGCATTGTCGCTCTGGTGGGACCGACTGGCGTAGGTAAAACGACTACGGTTGCTAAATTAGCCGCGCGTTACGCGCAGATGCATGGGCCGGACAGTGTCGCTATGGTCACTACGGACACCTTCCGGATTGCCGCCAGTGAGCAACTACAAACCTATGCCCGGATTATCGGTTGCCCGATTAAAGTAGCCAAAGACGCCGACGAACTAAATGCGGTGTTATTACAGCTACGTCAGCGCCGCCTGGTGCTGATAGATACCGCAGGAATGGGCCAGCGAGACTTACGTTTAAGTGAGCAGTTGTCGACCTTGATGGAAAACTCACGACTGCGTATCCGGCCTTACCTGGTGCTTTCCTCGACAGCCCAGGCTCCGGTGCAGAATGAAATTGTGCGCCAGTTTAAAAAGATTCCGTTGAATGGCTGTATTTTCACCAAGCTGGATGAATGTCTGAGCCTGGGTGAAGTATTAAGTACCGCGATTCATAACAGCCTGCCGATCAGTTATCTGACGGATGGCCAGCAGGTTCCTGAAGATATCAAGGTAGCTGATGCGCGTTATCTGATAGAACAGGCTGCAGCTATGGCAGCAAAGACTAAGCCCGAGAGCTACCGCTTTAATGCGGAAGCGAGTTCGCAGCTGTCACAGCAGTAA
- a CDS encoding RNA polymerase sigma factor FliA: MSKAAAYAISRDDRTQIVEQHTNLVKRIAHHMVARLPASVQVDDLIQAGMIGLLEASGNFDHSKGASFETFAGIRIRGAMLDEIRRGDWAPRSVHKNSRLIATAIREVESETGRDARDLEVAEKLNMELDDYHHILNDVRSGRMIGIEDLGVTEDALLSDKQDASFDGPFNDIEQDAFQRSLSASIRTLPEREALVLSLYYDEELNLKEIGEVLSVSESRVSQIHSQAMLRLKSRMQDWTG, encoded by the coding sequence ATGAGTAAAGCAGCTGCCTACGCGATATCTCGCGACGACCGGACCCAGATTGTTGAACAACATACCAATCTGGTGAAACGTATAGCGCACCATATGGTGGCCCGTTTACCCGCCAGTGTGCAGGTCGATGACCTGATTCAGGCAGGCATGATAGGCCTGTTGGAGGCATCAGGTAATTTTGATCATAGCAAAGGGGCCAGTTTTGAAACCTTTGCCGGGATCCGTATTCGCGGTGCCATGCTGGATGAAATCCGGCGTGGCGACTGGGCACCTCGTTCAGTGCATAAAAATAGCCGCCTGATTGCGACCGCTATTCGTGAAGTTGAAAGTGAGACTGGCCGCGATGCACGGGATTTGGAAGTTGCCGAAAAACTGAATATGGAACTCGATGATTATCATCATATTTTGAATGACGTGCGCTCAGGGCGTATGATTGGCATCGAAGATTTAGGGGTAACGGAAGACGCTTTGCTTTCTGATAAGCAGGACGCTTCTTTTGATGGCCCTTTTAATGATATAGAGCAGGATGCGTTCCAGCGCTCTTTATCAGCTTCAATTCGGACTTTGCCAGAACGTGAAGCGCTGGTATTGTCTTTATATTACGATGAAGAACTGAACTTAAAAGAAATTGGTGAAGTATTAAGTGTCAGCGAATCTCGGGTAAGTCAGATACACAGCCAGGCCATGCTACGACTAAAATCGCGTATGCAAGACTGGACTGGCTGA
- the ispH gene encoding 4-hydroxy-3-methylbut-2-enyl diphosphate reductase translates to MKVVLANPRGFCAGVDRAITIVEQALAMFSPPIYVRHEVVHNKYVVEGLRERGAVFVEELHQVPDDSIVIFSAHGVSKAVRQAATDRGLKVFDATCPLVTKVHMEVTRASRRGHECILIGHAGHPEVEGTMGQYLNNDGGIYLVESVADVGKLQVKDVQNLHYMSQTTLSVDDTADVIDALRLRFPAIQGPRKDDICYATQNRQDAVREMAADVDILLVVGARNSSNSNRLRELAEKMGTTAYLIDDARCMNHEWFKDVSSVGVTAGASAPDVLVQEVVQQLRDWGSSEVEELQGREENVTFSIPPELRVTQV, encoded by the coding sequence ATGAAAGTAGTTCTGGCTAATCCTCGTGGATTCTGCGCTGGCGTGGATCGCGCGATCACTATCGTAGAACAGGCCCTGGCTATGTTCTCGCCACCTATCTATGTGCGTCATGAAGTGGTGCACAATAAGTATGTAGTGGAAGGGTTGCGTGAACGGGGGGCGGTCTTCGTCGAAGAACTACATCAGGTGCCTGACGACAGCATTGTTATCTTTAGCGCCCACGGGGTTTCGAAGGCAGTACGTCAGGCGGCTACTGATCGTGGACTTAAAGTTTTTGACGCTACCTGTCCGCTGGTAACTAAGGTACATATGGAAGTCACTCGCGCCAGCCGACGCGGACATGAATGTATTTTAATCGGTCATGCGGGCCACCCTGAAGTAGAAGGCACTATGGGTCAGTACCTGAATAACGACGGCGGCATTTATCTGGTTGAGTCGGTTGCGGATGTCGGCAAACTTCAGGTTAAAGACGTGCAAAATCTGCATTATATGAGTCAGACCACTCTCTCGGTTGATGACACGGCTGATGTTATTGACGCACTTCGTCTGCGCTTCCCGGCTATTCAGGGGCCACGAAAAGACGATATTTGTTATGCCACTCAGAACCGCCAGGATGCGGTGCGCGAAATGGCGGCGGATGTGGATATTCTGCTCGTAGTAGGCGCGCGTAACAGTTCTAATTCAAACCGACTGCGTGAACTGGCGGAGAAGATGGGCACTACCGCTTATTTAATTGACGATGCGCGTTGCATGAACCATGAGTGGTTTAAAGACGTTTCCAGTGTTGGAGTAACTGCTGGCGCGTCAGCCCCGGATGTACTGGTGCAGGAGGTGGTGCAGCAGCTTCGCGACTGGGGTAGCAGCGAAGTTGAAGAGTTGCAGGGACGGGAAGAAAATGTGACTTTTTCAATCCCACCGGAGTTACGCGTAACTCAGGTCTGA
- a CDS encoding MinD/ParA family protein encodes MMKQSMVKVIAVTGGKGGVGKTNVSLNMAVGMAQQGQRVLVLDADLGLANVDVMLGLRVRRNLSHVLAGQCDLDDILVEGPAGIKIVPATSGTRNMVELSPAEHAGLIRAFSSMQEDFDVLIIDTAAGISDMVLSFSRAAQDVVLVVCDEPTSITDAYALVKVLSREHQVFRFKVIANMVRTMREGQVLFNKLTKVTDRFLDVALELAAIVPYDENLRKGVRRQQLVIEAFPRSPSSLAFKALAHRAARWPVSGQPGGHLEFFIEQLVQQPTTYKGVANE; translated from the coding sequence ATGATGAAGCAGAGCATGGTCAAGGTGATTGCGGTCACCGGCGGCAAAGGAGGCGTGGGTAAAACCAATGTTTCTCTGAATATGGCCGTGGGCATGGCTCAGCAAGGGCAGCGAGTATTAGTTCTGGACGCTGATTTGGGGCTGGCCAATGTAGATGTCATGTTGGGGCTACGAGTGCGCCGGAATCTGTCTCATGTGCTGGCTGGACAGTGCGACTTAGATGATATTCTGGTAGAAGGCCCGGCGGGCATAAAAATAGTGCCAGCCACCTCAGGCACCCGCAATATGGTTGAATTAAGCCCTGCAGAACACGCTGGCCTGATTCGCGCCTTCAGCTCCATGCAGGAAGATTTCGATGTCTTAATCATCGACACTGCGGCAGGCATATCGGATATGGTTCTTAGTTTTTCCCGTGCTGCTCAGGATGTGGTTCTGGTGGTCTGTGACGAGCCTACGTCGATTACTGATGCTTACGCACTGGTCAAGGTACTCAGCCGGGAGCATCAGGTGTTCCGTTTTAAAGTCATTGCCAACATGGTGCGAACCATGCGTGAAGGGCAGGTTTTATTCAACAAGCTGACTAAAGTGACCGACCGCTTCCTTGATGTAGCGCTGGAGCTGGCCGCTATAGTGCCTTATGACGAAAACCTGCGCAAAGGCGTGAGGCGTCAGCAACTGGTGATAGAAGCCTTTCCCAGATCGCCTTCTTCACTGGCATTTAAAGCGCTGGCCCACCGGGCGGCCAGGTGGCCGGTCAGTGGTCAGCCAGGCGGTCATTTAGAATTTTTTATTGAGCAATTAGTACAACAGCCGACAACCTATAAAGGGGTGGCCAATGAGTAA
- the lspA gene encoding signal peptidase II translates to MSATKPARWQASGWHLLWVPVLVIILDQISKQWILASLSLYERINVLPFFDIVHARNYGAAFSFLSDAGGWQRWFFTLLAIAVSGLLIFWLRKQTKDEWRLNWSFNLIIGGAIGNVLDRLQHGFVVDFLDVYLRLGEQTHHWPAFNVADSAIVIGAALMIWDGITNRKT, encoded by the coding sequence ATGTCGGCAACGAAACCAGCACGCTGGCAGGCCAGCGGCTGGCACTTATTATGGGTTCCGGTGCTGGTAATAATATTGGATCAAATCAGCAAACAGTGGATTCTGGCGAGTCTGAGTTTGTATGAACGTATTAATGTATTGCCGTTTTTCGATATTGTGCACGCACGGAACTATGGTGCCGCTTTTAGTTTCTTAAGCGATGCGGGAGGTTGGCAACGCTGGTTTTTCACGTTGTTGGCAATAGCTGTATCAGGTTTACTGATATTCTGGCTGCGCAAGCAAACGAAAGACGAATGGCGTTTGAACTGGTCATTTAATTTGATCATTGGTGGCGCTATAGGCAATGTGCTGGACCGTTTGCAACATGGTTTTGTAGTCGACTTTCTGGATGTGTATCTGCGCCTGGGGGAGCAAACCCACCACTGGCCCGCCTTTAACGTAGCCGACTCAGCCATAGTAATTGGCGCCGCACTCATGATCTGGGACGGCATCACAAACCGTAAAACCTGA
- a CDS encoding prepilin-type N-terminal cleavage/methylation domain-containing protein, which yields MRFLVSGMSLIELLVASLIMGAGSLAVFTLYLHLQLGLPTLETRYQTFQEQQTDYINPFINARWQPLLCELQAP from the coding sequence ATGCGATTTTTAGTCTCAGGTATGAGTTTGATCGAACTGCTGGTGGCTAGCCTGATTATGGGTGCCGGAAGTTTGGCAGTTTTTACACTTTATTTGCATTTGCAGCTAGGCTTGCCTACCCTGGAAACGCGTTACCAGACCTTTCAGGAGCAACAGACTGATTATATAAACCCCTTTATAAATGCGCGCTGGCAGCCTCTTTTATGCGAGTTGCAGGCGCCATAA
- a CDS encoding protein phosphatase CheZ, which yields MKSEVGPAISLEQARELVILLEADKQEEANALFLGLKDESSDDLFMSVGKLTRQLHDSLSDFQLDPRLEKMTSDDLPDAKNRLNYVMERTEDAANRTMDAVEASLPLAESLGREIDNIRPVWDKLMSRDIELKEFKKMCHQLDNFFGQARGNSENLHMLLTEVLMAQDFQDLTGQVIRRVIELVQEVEESLIELLTVFGDQEKARAERKGSPAKAAKEQPTGAEGPIIDPDSRNDVVTGQDDVDDLLSSLGF from the coding sequence ATGAAAAGCGAAGTTGGGCCGGCAATTAGCCTTGAACAGGCACGTGAGCTGGTAATCTTACTCGAAGCTGATAAGCAGGAAGAAGCGAACGCGCTTTTCCTTGGTTTAAAAGATGAGAGCAGCGATGACTTGTTCATGTCTGTTGGCAAACTTACCCGTCAGTTGCATGATTCGTTATCTGATTTTCAGCTCGATCCACGGCTGGAAAAAATGACTTCAGATGACTTGCCGGATGCCAAAAATCGCCTGAACTACGTCATGGAACGTACTGAAGATGCTGCTAACCGAACCATGGATGCAGTAGAGGCCAGCCTGCCGCTGGCGGAAAGTCTGGGACGTGAAATTGATAATATCCGCCCAGTCTGGGATAAGTTAATGAGCCGTGACATTGAATTAAAAGAATTCAAGAAAATGTGTCATCAGCTCGATAACTTCTTTGGGCAGGCTCGTGGCAACAGTGAAAATCTGCATATGTTGTTGACTGAAGTGTTAATGGCGCAGGATTTTCAGGATTTGACTGGTCAGGTGATCCGTCGGGTCATAGAACTGGTACAGGAAGTCGAAGAAAGTTTGATTGAGCTGTTAACGGTGTTTGGCGATCAGGAAAAAGCCCGTGCAGAGCGTAAAGGCAGCCCGGCGAAAGCCGCAAAAGAGCAGCCCACAGGAGCGGAAGGCCCCATTATCGACCCGGACTCACGTAATGACGTAGTTACTGGCCAGGATGATGTGGATGACCTGCTATCGAGTTTAGGATTCTAG
- a CDS encoding prepilin-type N-terminal cleavage/methylation domain-containing protein produces MTASRAKGFSLLELILVLLISAVLLVAWLGLLTGIWGQANRQQQLHTQAQLFYQLAFWLARDLERSGESGHWRWHWQEDCVLYAEHGVRLRQGTLQWRPQDRGCEDSGWIALHDVNGFQLNQFVIQSLPQQQAMLRLSATYGGRNWEWRYLLAAPVVLEP; encoded by the coding sequence GTGACAGCTAGCCGGGCAAAAGGATTCTCTCTGTTGGAGCTTATTCTGGTGCTCTTAATAAGCGCTGTATTGTTAGTTGCCTGGCTGGGTTTACTGACGGGGATCTGGGGCCAGGCAAACCGTCAGCAGCAGTTACATACTCAAGCCCAGCTTTTCTATCAGTTGGCTTTCTGGCTGGCGCGGGATCTGGAGCGCTCTGGCGAAAGTGGTCACTGGCGCTGGCACTGGCAGGAGGACTGCGTGTTATATGCTGAGCACGGCGTACGTTTACGGCAGGGTACATTGCAGTGGCGACCACAGGACCGTGGCTGTGAGGATAGCGGGTGGATTGCGTTGCATGATGTAAATGGATTTCAGCTAAACCAGTTTGTTATTCAGTCGTTGCCGCAGCAGCAGGCTATGTTGAGGCTCTCGGCGACTTATGGAGGGCGTAACTGGGAGTGGCGTTATTTACTTGCGGCACCGGTGGTGCTTGAACCATGA
- the fkpB gene encoding FKBP-type peptidyl-prolyl cis-trans isomerase: MSELAVIGDNSRVTMHFSIKLEDGSAADSSKVHGKPARFRMGDGNLTENFEKHLHGLKAGDEREFTLQPEEAFGQPLPENIYHIDKHKFSDETPAEPGAIIAFTQPDGREVPGIVRKVEGNEVTIDFNHPLAGQAVVFAVEILSVEDA, translated from the coding sequence ATGAGTGAACTGGCAGTAATAGGTGACAACAGTCGTGTAACTATGCATTTTTCCATTAAACTGGAAGATGGTTCGGCGGCTGACAGCTCTAAGGTGCATGGTAAGCCTGCGCGTTTTCGTATGGGTGATGGTAATCTAACGGAAAACTTTGAAAAACATCTGCATGGTCTTAAAGCTGGCGATGAGCGTGAATTTACTCTGCAGCCAGAGGAAGCTTTTGGCCAACCTTTGCCAGAGAATATTTATCACATAGATAAGCATAAGTTTTCGGATGAAACCCCCGCAGAACCGGGTGCTATTATTGCCTTTACCCAACCGGATGGTCGTGAAGTGCCGGGCATAGTGCGTAAAGTTGAAGGCAACGAAGTAACTATTGATTTTAATCACCCGTTGGCCGGACAAGCGGTTGTTTTTGCGGTGGAAATTCTTAGTGTGGAGGACGCATGA
- a CDS encoding prepilin-type N-terminal cleavage/methylation domain-containing protein: MRFSAGFSLIELTIAIFLLGVAGALTYPMLSNSWNNQKLRHYSLLTLAEFQHARQLAITSERDVVLRIDRDYLCTGFADEAIDKCQPSAFLLEHGFQFKHNYGRNTPVQFTAGRGFAAFSAGQVAIVKASHAEVSGLIISSLGRIRWCQWGTALHGVAHCDS, from the coding sequence ATGCGTTTTAGTGCCGGTTTTTCTTTAATCGAACTGACAATTGCAATCTTTTTGCTAGGGGTGGCTGGCGCTTTGACCTACCCGATGCTGAGCAATAGTTGGAACAATCAAAAGCTACGTCATTATTCGTTACTTACCTTAGCTGAGTTTCAGCATGCCCGGCAATTAGCCATTACCAGCGAACGAGATGTTGTGTTACGTATTGATCGTGATTATTTATGTACTGGATTTGCCGATGAGGCTATCGACAAGTGCCAACCCAGTGCTTTTTTGCTTGAGCATGGTTTTCAGTTTAAACACAATTACGGCCGTAATACTCCTGTTCAGTTCACGGCTGGGCGGGGCTTCGCAGCTTTCAGTGCTGGTCAGGTTGCGATTGTAAAAGCCAGTCATGCGGAAGTCTCTGGCTTGATTATAAGTTCGCTTGGGCGCATCCGTTGGTGCCAGTGGGGCACGGCATTGCATGGGGTAGCACACTGTGACAGCTAG
- the cheY gene encoding chemotaxis response regulator CheY codes for MDKSMKILVVDDFSTMRRIIKNLLRDLGFQNIEEADDGTTALPMLQNGDFDFVVTDWNMPGMQGIDLLRAIRADDSMKEIPVLMVTAEAKREQIIEAAQAGVNGYIVKPFTAATLKEKLDKVFERLG; via the coding sequence TTGGATAAAAGTATGAAAATCCTGGTCGTAGACGACTTTTCTACGATGCGACGTATTATCAAGAATCTGTTACGTGATCTTGGTTTCCAGAATATAGAAGAAGCAGATGACGGTACTACCGCGCTGCCGATGCTGCAGAATGGTGATTTTGATTTTGTTGTAACTGACTGGAACATGCCTGGTATGCAGGGGATTGATCTGTTGCGGGCTATTCGGGCCGACGACAGCATGAAAGAGATTCCTGTGCTTATGGTGACGGCGGAGGCGAAACGTGAACAGATCATTGAGGCAGCTCAAGCGGGTGTAAACGGATATATAGTAAAACCTTTTACGGCGGCCACGTTGAAAGAAAAACTGGACAAAGTGTTTGAACGTCTTGGGTAA
- the flhA gene encoding flagellar biosynthesis protein FlhA, producing MQQQFGALNTFFQNNKQHVKGVGTPLFVLAVLAMVILPMPPMLLDTLFSFNITLSMVVLLVAVYTRRPLDFAAFPTILLIATLLRLSLNIASTRVVLLNGHEGPDAAGSVIESFGSVVIGGNYTVGLVVFAILIIINFVVITKGAGRISEVTARFTLDAMPGKQMAIDADLNSGLISQEEAKTRRSDVTREADFYGSMDGASKFVKGDAVAGILILLINLIGGFLIGMVQHGLSFGNAVEVYTLLTIGDGLVAQIPSLLLSVATAIVITRENADKDMSEQVNLQLMSNPRVLTIVAGILFLMGIVPGMPHFAFLTMAALIGGMAYLRARTMKDEVAGELVEQERAVTESKTHEQKEIGWDDVHQVDTIGLEVGYRLIPMVDKSQGGELLARIKGVRKKLSQELGFLVPAVHIRDNLDLGPNHYRITLMGVTFGEAEIRPEWELAINPGQVFGELKGEKTKDPAFGLEATWIRAEEREHAQTLGYTVVDAATVIATHLSQILTNNSSHLMGHEEGQQLLDMLAKQHPKLVEGLVPDVMTLGNVVKVLQNLLDEGVPVRDFRTIAQTLVEYGGKSQDTDVLTAASRIALRRLIVQEAAGGMEELPVITLAPELEQMLHQSMQAAGNESAGIEPGMAEKIQQSLHDAHQHQEMNGQPSVLLTSGVLRTTLSRFVRNTIPGMHVLSYQEVPDDKQIRIVSSIGQ from the coding sequence ATGCAGCAACAGTTTGGCGCACTGAATACTTTTTTTCAGAATAATAAGCAGCACGTAAAAGGGGTTGGTACGCCGTTATTTGTTCTGGCGGTGCTGGCGATGGTGATACTACCGATGCCCCCGATGCTGCTGGATACTTTATTCTCGTTTAATATCACGCTTTCGATGGTGGTCTTGCTGGTGGCGGTTTACACCCGGCGACCTCTGGATTTCGCGGCATTTCCAACCATATTGCTAATAGCGACTTTATTGCGCTTGAGTCTGAATATCGCCTCAACCCGGGTGGTTCTGCTGAACGGGCACGAAGGTCCGGATGCTGCCGGTAGCGTGATCGAGTCTTTTGGTAGCGTGGTTATTGGCGGTAACTATACGGTCGGCCTGGTCGTATTTGCCATTCTTATTATTATCAACTTCGTGGTTATCACCAAAGGTGCTGGCCGTATTTCTGAAGTAACAGCACGCTTTACCCTGGATGCTATGCCAGGGAAGCAAATGGCCATTGATGCCGATTTAAATTCCGGTCTGATTTCCCAGGAGGAAGCCAAGACACGGCGTTCTGATGTCACCCGGGAAGCTGACTTTTACGGTTCCATGGACGGTGCCAGTAAATTCGTCAAAGGGGATGCTGTTGCCGGCATTCTGATCCTGCTGATCAATCTGATTGGCGGTTTTCTGATTGGTATGGTGCAGCATGGTCTGAGTTTCGGCAATGCAGTTGAAGTTTATACGCTGCTGACCATAGGTGATGGCCTGGTCGCTCAAATACCTTCACTGTTGTTGTCAGTCGCTACTGCTATCGTAATTACCCGGGAAAATGCTGACAAAGATATGAGCGAGCAGGTGAACCTGCAGCTGATGAGCAACCCACGGGTGCTGACCATAGTAGCGGGCATTTTATTCCTGATGGGCATAGTCCCCGGCATGCCGCACTTTGCCTTCCTGACCATGGCTGCGTTGATCGGTGGTATGGCTTACCTGCGCGCCCGCACTATGAAAGACGAGGTAGCCGGTGAGCTGGTTGAACAGGAAAGAGCGGTTACTGAATCCAAAACTCATGAGCAAAAAGAGATTGGCTGGGATGATGTTCATCAGGTTGACACCATTGGGCTTGAAGTCGGATACCGCTTAATTCCAATGGTGGATAAATCACAGGGCGGCGAGTTGTTGGCGCGTATTAAAGGCGTGCGCAAGAAGCTCTCGCAGGAATTAGGTTTTCTGGTACCAGCGGTGCACATTCGTGACAACCTCGACTTAGGGCCTAACCATTATCGAATTACTCTAATGGGAGTGACCTTCGGTGAAGCTGAAATACGCCCGGAGTGGGAACTTGCGATTAACCCAGGCCAGGTATTTGGCGAGCTGAAAGGTGAAAAAACCAAAGACCCGGCTTTTGGCCTGGAGGCAACCTGGATCCGCGCTGAAGAGCGCGAACATGCGCAGACACTGGGTTATACCGTGGTGGACGCGGCCACTGTGATTGCCACTCATTTGAGCCAGATTTTAACCAACAATTCTTCTCATCTGATGGGTCATGAAGAAGGCCAGCAGCTGCTGGATATGCTGGCTAAACAGCATCCGAAGCTGGTTGAAGGGCTGGTGCCGGACGTGATGACGTTAGGCAACGTGGTTAAAGTATTACAGAACCTGCTGGACGAAGGCGTTCCGGTGCGTGATTTTCGTACCATAGCGCAAACGCTGGTCGAATATGGCGGTAAGAGTCAGGACACTGATGTGTTAACCGCAGCCAGCCGTATTGCTCTGCGTCGCTTGATTGTTCAGGAAGCTGCTGGCGGCATGGAAGAGTTACCTGTCATAACCTTGGCGCCGGAACTGGAACAGATGTTGCATCAGTCTATGCAGGCAGCAGGAAATGAAAGTGCGGGTATTGAGCCAGGCATGGCGGAAAAAATTCAGCAGTCACTGCATGATGCGCATCAGCATCAGGAAATGAACGGGCAACCGTCGGTGCTTTTAACTTCAGGTGTACTGCGTACTACATTATCGCGCTTTGTGCGCAATACCATTCCGGGCATGCACGTGCTGTCGTATCAGGAAGTCCCGGATGATAAACAAATTCGAATTGTCAGCTCAATCGGTCAGTAG